A single genomic interval of Streptomyces sp. 1222.5 harbors:
- a CDS encoding LacI family DNA-binding transcriptional regulator, protein MASIKDVAAAAGVSVATVSRVLNAHPSVSADARARVLAAVETLGYRPNAVARSLRTDQTHTLGLVISDVMNPYFTELARSVEEEARALGYSVIIGNADERPDLQDHHVRNLLDRRIDGLLVSPTDGGSPLMLDAVRAGTPMVFVDRWIPGVDVPVVRADGQAAVRDLVAHLHGLGHRRVAIIAGPAATTTGSERVEAFRAALAEYGIPLPDAYTGQGDFQAESGRRVMEGFLDLPEPPEAVFAADNLMALGALDAIRARGLSVPRDIALAAFDDIPWFVHTDPPVTAIAQPTGELGRAAVRALVDRIEGRTPTSVTLPARLVVRRSCGEPAPPFPSPTQSPSPVQRSTS, encoded by the coding sequence ATGGCGAGCATCAAGGACGTCGCCGCCGCGGCCGGCGTGTCCGTGGCCACGGTGTCGCGGGTGCTGAACGCGCATCCGTCCGTCAGTGCCGACGCACGCGCACGCGTGCTGGCCGCCGTCGAGACGCTGGGCTACCGGCCCAACGCCGTCGCCCGGTCGCTGCGGACCGATCAGACGCACACCCTCGGCCTCGTCATCAGCGACGTGATGAACCCGTACTTCACGGAGCTGGCCCGCTCCGTGGAGGAAGAGGCCCGCGCCCTCGGCTACAGCGTGATCATCGGCAACGCCGACGAGCGGCCCGACCTCCAGGACCACCACGTGCGGAACCTGCTGGACCGGCGGATCGACGGGCTGCTCGTCTCCCCCACCGACGGGGGCTCGCCGCTGATGCTGGACGCCGTGCGCGCGGGGACGCCGATGGTGTTCGTGGACCGGTGGATCCCGGGCGTGGACGTACCCGTCGTACGGGCCGACGGGCAGGCTGCCGTACGGGACCTCGTGGCGCACCTGCACGGCCTCGGGCACCGGCGGGTCGCGATCATCGCCGGACCGGCGGCCACCACCACCGGCAGCGAGCGGGTCGAGGCCTTCCGGGCGGCCCTCGCCGAGTACGGCATCCCGCTGCCGGACGCCTACACCGGACAGGGCGACTTCCAGGCCGAGAGCGGGCGGCGGGTGATGGAGGGGTTCCTGGACCTTCCCGAGCCGCCGGAGGCCGTGTTCGCGGCCGACAACCTCATGGCGCTCGGTGCCCTGGACGCGATCCGCGCGCGCGGACTGAGCGTGCCGCGGGACATCGCGCTGGCCGCCTTCGACGACATCCCGTGGTTCGTGCACACCGATCCGCCGGTCACCGCGATCGCCCAGCCCACGGGCGAGCTGGGCCGGGCCGCCGTACGGGCCCTCGTCGACCGCATCGAGGGGCGGACCCCGACGTCCGTCACACTGCCCGCCCGGCTCGTCGTGCGCCGCTCGTGCGGCGAGCCCGCCCCGCCCTTCCCCTCCCCCACGCAGTCCCCCTCCCCAGTGCAAAGGAGCACGTCGTGA